The following coding sequences lie in one Mercenaria mercenaria strain notata chromosome 5, MADL_Memer_1, whole genome shotgun sequence genomic window:
- the LOC123556557 gene encoding uncharacterized protein LOC123556557 — protein sequence MSQGMTSPIMNFGQPFAYIPQTPQGQMCQQVPSVPPSIPPPWANELIQDMKSLKQSLPKIENIEKTVNRISAKVSEIEVKLNTIETRVDAVEQSCSFINSEAELQKNELKEAKKEIHTLHKACRNLETSVKQHEAEREKMDDKLNDLEARSMRENLMFYGLKEDSEEDCSEKVKVFCQDNLEIDASNMTFDRAHRIGNNTAKKPRPIVVKFHYYSEREKVRKAGFDKREQLKERKVGVGIQQPKQVRDARKELYSVKKAEAEKGNDTKFVGKKLYINGQLYVGKNATTQNY from the coding sequence ATGTCTCAGGGAATGACATCACCGATTATGAATTTCGGACAGCCTTTTGCTTATATTCCTCAAACTCCTCAAGGGCAGATGTGCCAGCAGGTGCCAAGTGTCCCACCAAGCATCCCACCCCCATGGGCCAATGAACTTATCCAAGATATGAAGTCATTGAAGCAGTCCCTACCCAAaatagaaaacattgaaaaaacagTAAATAGAATAAGTGCAAAAGTGTCGGAAATTGAAGTTAAACTGAATACAATAGAGACCCGGGTTGATGCGGTAGAGCAGTCATGTTCATTTATAAATTCTGAAGCAGAGTTACAGAAAAATGAGCTGAAAGAAGCTAAAAAAGAAATTCACACTCTTCATAAAGCTTGTAGAAATTTAGAAACAAGTGTAAAGCAGCATGAAGCCGAGCGAGAAAAAATGGACGATAAACTGAATGATCTTGAGGCCCGATCAATGCGGGAAAATTTGATGTTTTACGGACTAAAGGAGGATAGCGAAGAAGACTgttctgaaaaagtaaaagttttcTGTCAGGATAATCTTGAAATTGATGCATCAAATATGACATTTGATCGTGCCCACAGAATTGGAAATAATACCGCAAAGAAACCACGGCCTATTGTGGTAAAATTCCATTATTATTCGGAGCGGGAAAAGGTCCGTAAAGCTGGATTCGATAAGCGTGAGCAGCTGAAAGAGCGAAAAGTAGGAGTCGGTATACAACAACCTAAACAGGTGCGAGATGCAAGAAAGGAGCTTTACTCAGTAAAAAAAGCCGAAGCAGAAAAaggaaatgatacaaaatttgtcgGGAAAAAACTGTACATTAACGGTCAGTTATATGTTGGAAAGAATGCCACTACGCAAAATTATTAG